One bacterium genomic window, GAAGCTCCGGCTTTTCGGTCGGCGTCCATTTGCGCACGGAGCCTTGCCTCCACCTGGCTGCGGGACATCCCGTCGCGGGCGGCGAGGCGGGAGATCGCCGTTTCCCGGTCGCACCTGACCGAGACCACAGCTTCGCAGAGTCCCTTTCTTCCCGATTCGTGGATGAGCGTCGCTTCCACGACGGCGGCCCGGTGTCCTTTCCGGGCAAGTTCGCCGAGCGCGTCCCGCATCGCCTCGAGGATCGCGGGGTGCGTGATCGCCTCCAACTGTTTTCGCAGGCCCGGATCGGCGAAGACGATCTCACCCAGGCGCTTCCGGTCGATCGACCCGTCGTCCCGGACGATCTCCCGGCCGAACGCCTGGACGACCGCGGCGTACGCTCGTCCTCCAAGGGCCGTCACTTCCCGCGATATCCGGTCGGCATCGAGGACC contains:
- the coaE gene encoding dephospho-CoA kinase (Dephospho-CoA kinase (CoaE) performs the final step in coenzyme A biosynthesis.), translating into MRVFGLTGNIGSGKSTVAAMLRDAGIPVLDADRISREVTALGGRAYAAVVQAFGREIVRDDGSIDRKRLGEIVFADPGLRKQLEAITHPAILEAMRDALGELARKGHRAAVVEATLIHESGRKGLCEAVVSVRCDRETAISRLAARDGMSRSQVEARLRAQMDADRKAGASDYVIDNSGNREETKRQVVALVQVLQEK